ACAGCATCATTTCTAAAAACCTTTATCTCTCCTCCCCAAAGTTTTTCGAGCATAATCCCGATAAGTTGAACCAGATTATAGGTAAAAGAATCGTAGTTGTCAATTACGATTATCCTTTTCATTTTTTTAACAAAATTCTCCTAAGGTTTCTATAGCTTTAAAAATAGCTTTAGCTTTGTTTAAAGTTTCTTCATATTCTTTTTCAGGGTCAGAATCAGCCACAATCCCTGCTCCAGCCTGCAAATAACACAGCTCTCCCTTCTGAAAGAGAGTTCTTATGGTAATGCAAAAGTCCATGTTACCTGAAAAACCAAAATAACCTACCGCACCTGCATAAGGACCTCTGACCGTTTTTTCAAGCTCAGAGATAATCTCCATCGCCCTTATCTTAGGGGCTCCAGACACAGTACCTGCAGGAAAGGTAGCAGCAAACACGTCAAACATATCTAAACCTGGTAAGACCTCTCCTTTCACCCCAGACACAAGGTGCATCACATGAGAATACCTCTCTACCACCATCAACTCATAAACCTCTACACTTCCATACTTACAAACCCTACCCAGGTCGTTTCTCCCAAGGTCAACCAGCATGATATGTTCAGCAAGCTCCTTTTCATCTCTTTTTAAATCCTCTTCTAACTCCTTATCTTCTTTTTCGGTTTTACCTCTTCTTCTTGTCCCAGCAATCGGGCGAGTTTCAACCAAACTACCTTCCATCCTCACTAAAATCTCTGGAGAAGAACCGATAAGCACCTCATCATCAAGCTTTAAAAAGAAAAGATAAGGAGAAGGGTTTATCTTTCTTAACGCCCGATAAAAAAGAAAAGGAGATCCTTGTGACCTAAACCTAAACCGTTGAGAAAGCACCACCTGAATGATGTCTCCTTCTAAAATATACCTTTTAGCCTGCTCTACCATCGAACAAAATTCTTCTTTTGTGATCTCAGGTTGAGGAGAAGAAACGTTAACTTTTTCAACAGACTGACCGTTTGAGTAAAAACCTGAGAGGCGATGTTTTATTTCACTTAACCTGTGTATAGCTTTCTGATAGATTTTAGAAGGGTCCTCGTTTAAGTCTATATTTGCGTTATATACAATTTTCAAGGTATGTTTAAACCTATCATAGATTAAAACCACTTCAGGAAACATAAAATGTAGGTCAGAAAAACCAAGCACATCTTCCCCTACAGGGATCTTTTCAAAAAGCCTGACCACTTCATAACCTATAAAACCAACAGCCCCTCCAAAAAACCGGGGTAATCCATCTAAAACAGCACAATCTATCTTTTTGATAAATTTTCTTAATTCATAAAAAGGATTATCACTAAAAAATTCTTGTTTAGAAACTAACCTATCCCCTTGTTTTTCTAAAAGGTTTATCTGATTTCCTTTGCTTTTAAACACCAAGTAAGGGTCTATTCCTATAAAACTATACCTTGCCCACTTTTCCCCTCCTTCTAAACTCTCAAGCAAAAAGGAATAAGAGCCTTCTCCTATTTTATAAAAAAGAGATATAGGTGTGTCTAAATCACAGGCAACTTCAGTATAAACGGGAACAAGGTTGTGCTTTTTGGCAAGGTCTATAAAGACCTCTTTCTCTGGAAAAACCTTTAAGCTCATAGACTATCCCTTTACCTCTTTAACCACTTTCGCCACAAGGTCATCTAAACCATCAAAACCTATCTCTTTCTGGGCACTTTTCTTTAAATCTCTAAAAACAGCTCTTTTCTCAGCCCACTCTTTTTCTCCTAAAATCAGGACAAAATTAGCCCCAAGTTTATCCGCATTTTTTAGCTGCGCTTTTAAAGACTTTTCTTCATAGGTTGTCTCACATCTTAGACCTTTTTCTCTGAGCTTCTGAGAAAGGATTACTCCTTGTTTTATCAAAGGTTTACCTAAAAATACCAGATAAAGGTCAGGACAAAGTTTTTCTGTAAGTGTATTTGGGTCAAGAAGTCCCTTATTTTCTTCGTCTCCGAAAAGTGAAATAGCCCATCTTTCAAGTCCTATAGCAAACCCTATAGCCGGCAACTCCGGTCCACCAAGTTCTTTAACGAGATAATCATATCTACCGCCAGCACACACCGTATCCTGAGCCCCTAAACCTTTAGCCTTAATCTCAAAGATAGTCCTCACATAATAGTCTAAACCCCTTACCAACCTTGGGTTTAGAGAAAACTCGATGTCTAAGGATTGCAAGGCCTCCTTAAGCTCCTGAAAGTGTGTTTTGCAGTCTTCGCATAAGAAATCTGTAATCAAAGGACTTCCTGAAACGACCTTTTTACAGCCCTCATTTTTACAATCAAGCACCCTTAAAGGGTTTCTCTCGATCCTCTCTTTACAGGTCTCGCAAACCTCATCTTTATGCTCTCTAAGAAAGGATAACAGCGCCTCCCGATATTTAGGTCTACACTCAGGACAACCGAGGGTGTTTAATTCTAACGTATAAAGCTGATCAGATTCTTCAGGCAAAGGACTTTTTAAAATCTTTAAGGCAAGAAAGATAACTTCTGCCTCTAAATAAGGATTCAACTCTGAAAAAACCTCAAGGTCTATCTGAAAAAACTCCCTTAATCTTCCCTTTTGAGGGCGTTCGTGACGAAACATCGGGCCTATGGTAAAAAACTTCAGAGGCTTAGGCCTTACATACAAACCATGCTCTATAACCATCCGACAGATTCCTGCGGTAGCCTCAGGACGTAAGGTCAACCAGTCTTTGTTTCTATCTTCAAAAGAATAGGTTTCCTTTTGAACGATATCGGTGACCTCTCCTATGGACCTTACAAAAAGTTCTGTTTTTTCAAGTATAGGGATTTTAATCTCTTTAAAATTAAACAGCTTACACCATAGCCGTGCCTTTTCTATCAAATATTCATACTTTACGAAATCTTCAGGCAACCAGTCTTTAAAACCTCTTACTGCCTGCAGCTTCATCTAACATCTTCTCCCCAGGATTTAGCAAGCACAACCCCACCCATAGGCATAAACACCCTGTCATAACCTTCGGCCTTTAACCAGCGGACCACCTCATAAGACCTTGTTCCCACACTGCAAACCACCACTAAGTCCTTATCCTTGGGAAGGGTTTTTATCGCTTCCTTTGCTCCTTGATAGGGAAGGTTAATCCAGTTGGGATACCTCTGTACCATCTCTTTGGCTTCTTCTGGGGTTCTTACGTCTACTATCAACAAGTCTCGGTCCCTTTCCCTTAATCTTCTTAAAACCTCCTCCCACTCTATCGGTTTAAACCTTTCAAAAATCAAATTTTCTGCCACATGTCCCACAACGTTAATCGGGTCAAGGGCCGTGTTAAAAGGTGGTGAATAGGCCAACTCAAGCTCTACTAAATCTGCCACCGAAGGTTTTTCTAACAACAAGGTTGACATGGCATGCACCCTGGCCAAAGTACCATCAGTATAGGGCCCTACAGACTGAAAACCCAAAACCTTACCTGTCCTTTTATCAAACACTAAGTTATAATAGGAACAGCCTATAGAAAAGAAATGAGCCCTTTCGTGCTGGATGTTAAGGGCATAGGTTGCATCTACAAACCCCTCTGCTTTAGCTACCCCTAAACTAATCCCACAGCCACCTATAGACATGTCAAAACACTTTAAAATAAAAGCACCGATGGTGCCTTTAAACCTGGCATATCCTCCTGCAAGATTAGTGCCTATAACCCTTCCTTGTTTGTTAGCTAAAGACCCTTGAGGCATGAGCATCCTTTTACCGGTGATCAAATGGACTACCTCTACGCAGTCTCCACCGGCGTATATATCTGGGTCTGAGGTTTGCATCCTTTCGTTAACCACGATCCCACCGGTAAGAGGAGAGACCAGAAGACCTGCCTGTTTTGCAAGGTCAGTGTTAGGGATGACTCCTGTAGCTAAGAGAACCAGGTCTGCAGGATAAAACCCATCTTCTGTCCTGACCCCTACTACCTTCCCGTTTTTCCCTACGATTTCTTTAATCCTGGCATTTAAAACTACCTTAACCCCCTTTTTCCTCAAGTGATTTTCTATAATCCTTGAAAGCACAGGATCGATAAGCCTTGGCAACACCTGAGGAAAGTATTCTAAAAGGGTTACAGGAAGCCCCCAGGACTCCCCAAAAGCCTCTACTACCTCAAGTCCTATAAAACCAGCCCCTATAACCAGAGGGTTTTTAACCTCTCCCTTAACAAGTTTTTCTTTAATCCTGATAGCATCATGGAGATTAGAAAGGGTATGCACCCCCTCAAGGTCAACCCCAGGAATAGGAGGAACCTTTGGTTTAGTGCCGGTAGCAAGTACCAGTTTGTCATAACCTATCTCTTCGGTCTTACCTGTGTCTAACCATCTAACCTTTACGGTCTTTTTTCTCCTATCTATCTCTTCTGCCTTAACCCTTGTTAAGACCTCTATACCTTTAGCTTCTTTAAAAAACCTTTCGTCTCTTATAGCATGAAAGGTAGTTCTTCTTAATTCATCTATGTGAGATACGTCTCCAGTAAGATAATAGGGCATACCGCAACCACCATAGGAGATGTACTGATCCTGGTCTATCATCAGGATTTCTGCATCTGGACGCAACCTTTTAAGCCTGCAGGCAGCTCTCGTCCCACAAGCTACAGCTCCTATCACTAAAACTCGCATTTAAGTCCCCTCCCAAAGAGTGTTCTTATGCATTTTAACATAAGATGAATTATTTTAAACCAATCTGAAAACAAGAAAAGCAAGCATCCAGGCCAAAACAAAACTATACACCAAGAAACCTAACGCAAACTTTACATTACCTTCTCTTGCCATCGTAATAACAGTAGCAGCGCAGGAATTATAGATCAGCACAAAGACCAGCAAAGACAGAGCCTGTTTAAAATTCATAAGTCCCTTTATTTTTTCTTTCAAAGAGCCTTCTTCCTCTTCTACAGAAAAAGAAGCAGGGAAAAAACTAAACAAAGAGGTAAAACTCTGTTTCAAAGCCTCTCCCAGTTTAAAGAACTCCTCTTTGGCTTTTTCCTTTGGGTCTATCTTTTCTAAACCATCTTCTTTCTCTTCAGATACGATAACCCCTAAGTTACTTAAAATAGCCTCTCTTGCTAAAAAACCTGAGACAAGAGAGGTGCTAATCCTCCAATCTCCAAGCCCGACAGGAGAAAGAACATAACTCAAGGCTTTACCAAGCTTAGCGGCATAGGTATTTTCTATGTTTTTCTCACCTATCGGAAGATTTAAAAGCAACCATACCAAAACCGAAACCCCAAAGATCACCGTCCCTGCCCTATAGAGGAAATCTTTGACATAAACCTTGGTGATGTTAAAGACTGTCCTCCACGCAGGCATCCTGTAAGGAGGAAGGTCCATCACAAAGTGAGATAGTTCCTTCTTTAATAAGGTCTTTCTCAAAAGGACCCCTGTCAACACGGAAAAAATAATCCCTAAGAAATACAATCCCAAGATAACCGCTACAGGATTTTGAAAGAACACAAAAGCAAAGAAAGAAAAAACCACCAGCCTTGCAGGGCAAGAAATAAAAGGCACCATAGCTATGACTAAAAGTTTATCTTTAGTTTCTTGAAAAGTCCTGGTAGCAAGTATAGCAGGGACGTTACAACCAAGTCCAAGGATAAGAGGGATTACACTTTGGCCATGCAACCCTATCTTATGGGTAAACCTGTCCATCAAAAAAGAAACCCTTGGGAGATAGCCTGAGGTTTCAAGAAGGGTTAAGAAAAAGTACATAACCGTAATCAAGGGTAAAAAAGAAAGCACCACCCCTACCCCACCAAAAACCGCGTTTGCTATAAAACTTCTTAAAAACTCAGAAACACCTAAATCTTCTAAAACCTGAGCACAAAGAGGTGCCAAAAATTCCTGCAAAAAACCATCTATCCAGTCTATGATAGGCTTAGAGAAATCAAACGAGGTTTTAAAGAATAAATACATGATAAAGCCAAAAGATAAAAAACCAAAAAAAGGATGCAATAAAAATCTGTCTAACGTTTCAGTAAGACTTTCCTTTGGGATAAGTTTGCGTTTAACTACCTCGTTAGCTACTCCTCTGGTAAAACTAAGCCGTTTTTCTTTTATAATCCTGCTTAACTCTTGGGCCTCACTTTCAAGTAAACGTAGTGTTTCAAATTTACTCAAGTTTTCTCCCGTAGACTCTCTAAACGCCTTAACCTTCTCCTCTAACTCAGGGGGATAAGAGATCTGAAACGGTATAGTCTGTTTCTCATAAGCCTCAACCACAGCAGGCAAAATCTCTTTTACCCCTTCTCCAGTTCTCCCTACAGTTTTTACCACCCTAACCTTTAAAAGCTCTGCCAACCTCTCTAAATCGATAGAAATCCCTATCTTTTGAGCCTCATCTATCATGTTTAAAGCCAGCACCATAGGTTTGCCAAGATCTAAAAGCTGACAGGTAAGATAGAGGTCTCTTTCTATCCTTGGGGTTTCTATCACGTTAAGGATTACGTCATAGTCACCAGAAAGCAAAAAATCTAAGGTTACCTTTTCGTCTTCAGATACTACCTCTTCCAGAGTATAAACTCCTGGAAGGTCTACAAAATAGACCTCATAATCCTGAAAAAAGGTCTTCCCCTCTTTCTTCTCAACGGTAACCCCAGCCCAGTTTCCTATCTTAAGATTTGCCCCTACCAAATGATTTAAAATACTTGTTTTCCCTACATTAGGATTACCTATCAAAGCCACCTTGATGGTTTTCATCCATTTCCCCCTGCATTTAAAGAGTTATTAAATCTAAAGACACCTCAGAAACGATCTCGCCTCTTCCTCCCTCTACAAACACCATATTTTCAAGCCTTATCCCAAAGTTATCCGGAAAATAAAGCCCTGGTTCAATCGTAAAAACCATGCCTTCTTCGATCCTTAAGTCTGGATCTACCGTGTAAATCACCCTTGGTGCTTCGTGCACCTCAACCCCTATCCCATGTCCTGTAGCATGGATGAAATACTTAGCAAGGTCCTTTTGAACAAGATAATCCCTTATGGCACGGTCTATCTCAGCAACCTTTTCTCCAACCTTTACCTTTTCAAAACCTAAAAACCATGCATCTTTAAGGATGTTGTAAAGTTTAACAAACTCAGCAGGAGGATCCCCAAGATATATCGTGCGGGTAAAGTCAGTAGCATAACCTTTCCACACCATCCCAAAGTCTAAAAGCAACACCCCATTTCTTTCGATAAGAGCTTCTGAAGTCTCCCAATGAGGAACAGAACTATTTTTTCCAAAGGCAACTATAGCAGGAAAACTTTCTCCCCTTCCTCCTACAATAAACATCTGCGACACTAAAAAACCTCTTATCTTAAGCTCTGAAATGGGATAACCTTCTGCAAAAGATCTTTCTATCTCCTGTAAAACCTTGTTAAAAACCTTGTCAGTCTTTTTAACCCCTTCTTT
Above is a genomic segment from Thermodesulfobacterium commune DSM 2178 containing:
- the trpE gene encoding anthranilate synthase component I yields the protein MSLKVFPEKEVFIDLAKKHNLVPVYTEVACDLDTPISLFYKIGEGSYSFLLESLEGGEKWARYSFIGIDPYLVFKSKGNQINLLEKQGDRLVSKQEFFSDNPFYELRKFIKKIDCAVLDGLPRFFGGAVGFIGYEVVRLFEKIPVGEDVLGFSDLHFMFPEVVLIYDRFKHTLKIVYNANIDLNEDPSKIYQKAIHRLSEIKHRLSGFYSNGQSVEKVNVSSPQPEITKEEFCSMVEQAKRYILEGDIIQVVLSQRFRFRSQGSPFLFYRALRKINPSPYLFFLKLDDEVLIGSSPEILVRMEGSLVETRPIAGTRRRGKTEKEDKELEEDLKRDEKELAEHIMLVDLGRNDLGRVCKYGSVEVYELMVVERYSHVMHLVSGVKGEVLPGLDMFDVFAATFPAGTVSGAPKIRAMEIISELEKTVRGPYAGAVGYFGFSGNMDFCITIRTLFQKGELCYLQAGAGIVADSDPEKEYEETLNKAKAIFKAIETLGEFC
- the hisS gene encoding histidine--tRNA ligase, with the protein product MKLQAVRGFKDWLPEDFVKYEYLIEKARLWCKLFNFKEIKIPILEKTELFVRSIGEVTDIVQKETYSFEDRNKDWLTLRPEATAGICRMVIEHGLYVRPKPLKFFTIGPMFRHERPQKGRLREFFQIDLEVFSELNPYLEAEVIFLALKILKSPLPEESDQLYTLELNTLGCPECRPKYREALLSFLREHKDEVCETCKERIERNPLRVLDCKNEGCKKVVSGSPLITDFLCEDCKTHFQELKEALQSLDIEFSLNPRLVRGLDYYVRTIFEIKAKGLGAQDTVCAGGRYDYLVKELGGPELPAIGFAIGLERWAISLFGDEENKGLLDPNTLTEKLCPDLYLVFLGKPLIKQGVILSQKLREKGLRCETTYEEKSLKAQLKNADKLGANFVLILGEKEWAEKRAVFRDLKKSAQKEIGFDGLDDLVAKVVKEVKG
- a CDS encoding FAD-dependent oxidoreductase, coding for MRVLVIGAVACGTRAACRLKRLRPDAEILMIDQDQYISYGGCGMPYYLTGDVSHIDELRRTTFHAIRDERFFKEAKGIEVLTRVKAEEIDRRKKTVKVRWLDTGKTEEIGYDKLVLATGTKPKVPPIPGVDLEGVHTLSNLHDAIRIKEKLVKGEVKNPLVIGAGFIGLEVVEAFGESWGLPVTLLEYFPQVLPRLIDPVLSRIIENHLRKKGVKVVLNARIKEIVGKNGKVVGVRTEDGFYPADLVLLATGVIPNTDLAKQAGLLVSPLTGGIVVNERMQTSDPDIYAGGDCVEVVHLITGKRMLMPQGSLANKQGRVIGTNLAGGYARFKGTIGAFILKCFDMSIGGCGISLGVAKAEGFVDATYALNIQHERAHFFSIGCSYYNLVFDKRTGKVLGFQSVGPYTDGTLARVHAMSTLLLEKPSVADLVELELAYSPPFNTALDPINVVGHVAENLIFERFKPIEWEEVLRRLRERDRDLLIVDVRTPEEAKEMVQRYPNWINLPYQGAKEAIKTLPKDKDLVVVCSVGTRSYEVVRWLKAEGYDRVFMPMGGVVLAKSWGEDVR
- the feoB gene encoding ferrous iron transport protein B — translated: MKTIKVALIGNPNVGKTSILNHLVGANLKIGNWAGVTVEKKEGKTFFQDYEVYFVDLPGVYTLEEVVSEDEKVTLDFLLSGDYDVILNVIETPRIERDLYLTCQLLDLGKPMVLALNMIDEAQKIGISIDLERLAELLKVRVVKTVGRTGEGVKEILPAVVEAYEKQTIPFQISYPPELEEKVKAFRESTGENLSKFETLRLLESEAQELSRIIKEKRLSFTRGVANEVVKRKLIPKESLTETLDRFLLHPFFGFLSFGFIMYLFFKTSFDFSKPIIDWIDGFLQEFLAPLCAQVLEDLGVSEFLRSFIANAVFGGVGVVLSFLPLITVMYFFLTLLETSGYLPRVSFLMDRFTHKIGLHGQSVIPLILGLGCNVPAILATRTFQETKDKLLVIAMVPFISCPARLVVFSFFAFVFFQNPVAVILGLYFLGIIFSVLTGVLLRKTLLKKELSHFVMDLPPYRMPAWRTVFNITKVYVKDFLYRAGTVIFGVSVLVWLLLNLPIGEKNIENTYAAKLGKALSYVLSPVGLGDWRISTSLVSGFLAREAILSNLGVIVSEEKEDGLEKIDPKEKAKEEFFKLGEALKQSFTSLFSFFPASFSVEEEEGSLKEKIKGLMNFKQALSLLVFVLIYNSCAATVITMAREGNVKFALGFLVYSFVLAWMLAFLVFRLV
- a CDS encoding M24 family metallopeptidase, which translates into the protein MTNEIAQKLTKVRACFERWGVDGFLFSSQANVFYLSHFRSTNAYVLMTGDNVCFLTDSRYIEKAKKELASWEVVEIKGDTIGFLKKFIQKAGVKRLGFEKDKVSCAFKEKLRSNKFKLVGVVDPLGLIRMIKSKEEIEVLKEGVKKTDKVFNKVLQEIERSFAEGYPISELKIRGFLVSQMFIVGGRGESFPAIVAFGKNSSVPHWETSEALIERNGVLLLDFGMVWKGYATDFTRTIYLGDPPAEFVKLYNILKDAWFLGFEKVKVGEKVAEIDRAIRDYLVQKDLAKYFIHATGHGIGVEVHEAPRVIYTVDPDLRIEEGMVFTIEPGLYFPDNFGIRLENMVFVEGGRGEIVSEVSLDLITL